AGTGGAAATCCAATGCAAGTACAAATGAAAAAGTTCGGGAGTGCCACTGCCTTTTCATCAAAAATAATTGCTGGTCCTGCTTTTAATACAGTAAAAGGCGTTACCTTTACAAATACAGATGAGATAGATGCGATTATCTCTTATTATCAATCACTACAAATTCCTTGCCGTTTTGAAATTACACCAGCGCAAGGTACAGCTGAATTATTTCAATACTTATCTGAAAAAGGATTTTACCAATCTAGCTTCCATACCGCTTTATATAGTAAACCAAAAGAAGATCCATCTCTTCTTCCTTCTAACATTTCAGTACGCAAACTAAAAGAAAATGAGTTTGATATTTTTGCTGACATATATGTACGTGGTTTTAACATGCCATCCTTTACAAAAGATGGCGTGCGCCAAAATA
This genomic window from Bacillus anthracis str. Vollum contains:
- a CDS encoding GNAT family N-acetyltransferase, encoding MSNIVTLNTASEIENAEIHMFSSRLVLLQAISGNPMQVQMKKFGSATAFSSKIIAGPAFNTVKGVTFTNTDEIDAIISYYQSLQIPCRFEITPAQGTAELFQYLSEKGFYQSSFHTALYSKPKEDPSLLPSNISVRKLKENEFDIFADIYVRGFNMPSFTKDGVRQNNEILYNKPGWHFFIAEIQNTPASIGVLYINKGVASLAASATLSEFQRKGCHTALIQKRIETAIESNCHLIVGQARFGSGSQNNMERAHMKIAYTKSIWTAKDM